TTGGGTTAGCCTAATCGGCATAGTAGCACAACACATCACGCCGCACGAATAAACACGTGGCCCAGCCCAGCTCAGCACGTTAACAAAGCACGTCATAGCATATGCACAAGTACACTATATAACAaggcataatacatcacattttatatttcacaaaagagtcactattctagctagtttttgacattttgtactggcttatttttataacaacacatataatacatatatatttggaaagtacatttcaatatcgttgttataatgtcgttacctatatttgactagaacattaatttacatgACAATGATTCAATTTTATATTTGGGCTATTTCgttttattgaataaacttgttaattttacttaaaataatttcaaataataTGTTGTCTATTTAGATTTTCGTGATAATGTCCGGCTTAATGTATATAATCaagtgatttcaaattgtttataacACGTGTGCCAACACGGCACATCACATTTATTCGTTTGCTATCCCCGTGGGCTGTGCTGTGCCTAGCTTTTAACTAGTAAAGCACATcacgacacaacacgtttaaatcgttggcacGTCACATAGCGTGTGAAGCACGCGATTTCGTGTGCCGGGTCGTTACATTTTACACCTCTATCCCCAAATGCGGATTCTTTATCAAGCATCTTTATTCACatgacctttttttttccttcataaaAAAATGGGTGAAAGAATGTTTAAATTGGATTCAAGCCCAAAATCACTGGAATAatagtgtgtgtgtgttttttggAGTATATCCGAATCCGACTCCCTGTTTCCTTTACAGCGGGAAAAAGCGGGAAAATTATTGGTTACAACATTAGTGCAGAAAAAATAGATTGGGATTTTGCTGCGAGTAGAAACAAGAGTGAAGAAGATTTTCCTAAGACATCTAATTGGTGCTCTAGAAGCTACAAGGATCATCATcattacaaaaaaaagaaaaagggacCGAAGTAAGTTACCTGTTTAATTTTTTTCCAATTTTGGTTTGAGTGTTTGTCTGATTTTTTAAGTTTGTTAGATGTTATTGTTGAATGcaacgtttgggttgttgttatTTTTCTTCGAATTAAGAGAATTGTATGGTTGGTGAATTATGCAGTCATTGTTATAGTGtgttagggttttgggtttttttttctgTCAACAAAAATTGGGGATTCATATGTAGCTTCATATGATCTATGAGTTCAGTTGGATATGTAGAATTTTACGAAGACGAGAATAAGGATTAAATTCAGTGCACATTTTCTCTTGTTGTCTCATGTCCAtactttcatttttgttttacAGTGCATTTGgttgttttgttgtttctttggccTGCACATTTCAGGTGAGCATTTTTACATATCATGAAGTAAATTCCTCTATGAAACGAGTTATTTATATTCTTATATGAAATCTGTTGGTGCATACAGTAGGATGAGAATGTCACAACAAGCTGTAATTCACTCGGCAAAAACCTAAAATCTAAATTTGGTCTTAAACCCCAGAATAATCCCAACTCTTTTGTACAAGAATATCACAACAAGCTGTAGTTTCTTGCTTTACTAGTGCAATTAAGGTGGGGATTTTTAAGAAATTTGAACCTGGTTTCCAGAGTAAAATGAAACATTTGCTATGTTAAATGTCTAACACCCAGTTAGGAAGTTTGCCACAGAGGTGAAGATACCAACTTGCTTGGGGTAATGTTTTGGCTTATATAGATTTTGGTACCCCACACAAATTGGTGCCTTTGTAGTTTGTAACAATCTTTCAGTTTTGGGCAGAGGGATTAGAATGAATCTTTTATTCTGTTTTCCTCCTATATTAACAGACTGAGTTGCAACTTCAACTGATCAATGAACGGTTTAAAATCCCCCTCTCCCTTTTTTACTCACTCTTGCTTCCTAAAAACTTCTCTACACGCAACAACTCTCTTGTCTCTCTCGGCAATGTGTAGGCAAGATAACAGGACTAGAGTTCGATAGCAGAGTTGGTGTCAATGCACTTCACTCTCTATGGCACATGGGACTGAACATATCTTGGTGtcattttaaattttttaataaATTAGGGTCTCTATTTTGAGTTTTGGTTACTTATATCAGACTTTCATGATTGATCTTATGTTAGTGTCAATCTCATTGATTTTAGATCGTTATTCAATTTTAAGGATTTTTGAACTACCAAATACAAACTTATGTTTTCTTAGTTCCTTCTTTTACACTAGACTTTAAAGGGATATGTCACATGCATGCTCGTTGAGGGTTGCGAAGCTTTTGTAAGTTCTCCCCTCCAAAGGTCCTATTCTAGGCTCTTGTTTCACTATAAGAATACATCTCTCAAGAACCAGAGTACCAGAGTTGCACCGTATTTATGTGTATGGTAATTGTGGTGCACCGTGCAGTGTGGAAAAGTGACGTTTTTAGAACTCCTTGTGTATACGCCATCTATGCTTGctaaaaccaaatattttattGAGAACTATTTCTAATAAAATCCTTCACATTCTATTGTAGAACTTAATCCTCAATTTACAATCTGGGTACATCTCATTTATCAGAAATATCCTTGTCCCTAATATTGCATTTCCTCATTTCCAGAAATTTCGGGGCAGTATCAACACCTAGCTTGTTAAGGTCATCGAGGGTTCATTTGCATTTCGCTGTCAAGAGCTCCAGTAGTAAAATTCAAATGGAAAATGGTACGACTGATAATCCCAGAGGTGCATTGGTTGTTTTAGAAGGTTTGGACCGAAGTGGGAAAACATCACAAGCTAGTGGATTGCTCTCATACTTGGAAGGACAAGGGTTGTCAGCTGAGTTATGGCAGTTTCCAGACAGAAATACATGTGTTGGGAAGATGATATCTTCGTATCTTTCCAACAAGTCAGAATTAGATGATCGGACGATCCATCTTCTTTTCAGTGCAAATCGTTGGGAGAAGAGGTTAGTATTGTTTTTGTATGTGTGAAGTTCAGCTCTGAACATCCAACTCTGTTTAGctgttcattttttttattttcaaaacttGTGGTCACCAACTCATGTATTCTGTTTccacctcttttttttttttatcattgtttTCACCCAATAACTATAGTCTCATATTACTTGCTGAGATTAGAACTTTCTTAATCACTGCCTAGACCAACGAAGCCATGAAATATGAAGAGTCTCAAGATGGTATTGAATGCCATTAACACACTAGTTTTTCTTGTAGCTGTGATGATTATTTTATCAAATCTAATCTGAGAACATCTGAACAGACTGTTATTGTTGATTGATTGTTGGGCTCAGAGGACTCGCAGTTTTGATGCCATATCACCAGCATCAAATGACTAATGTGTTCCTCAGGTAATTAAAAAAGTACTAGTACTTaatcaaaagtacttttgatgTCAGAACATTGATGGAGAGTAAGTTGAGGAGTGGGACAACCCTGATTGTAGACCGCTATTCTTACTCTGGAGTGGCTTTTTCATCTGCCAAGGGTCTTGATACTGAATGGTGCAAGGTGATTCCCATTAGAAACTCGACACACACAGGCTTGAGGTTTTTTTACTTATGAGATGACCACAGAATTCGTTATCTGTCACAGGGTCCAGAGATAGGTTTGCTGGCTCCAGATCTAGTAGCATACCTTGACATACCACCACAGGTGGTTCCTAACTATTGCTAGCTTCCAGTTCGCTTAGTAAGAATCACTTTGATACTTGATACACATCATAACTTGTGTTTTTATAACTGAAACATTATTTCAGAAAGCTGCAGAAAGAGGAGGTTATGGAGGTGAGAGATACGAGCAGCTTGAGTTCCAGAAGAAAGTTGCTCAACACTATGAGATGCTTCATGATCCCAAATGGAAGGTACATTCCTGCGTTCAATTATCAAGGCAGGCATATTTCATGGAATTTCTACTCACAAAAGAACTACCTTAAACTTGAAATATCTGTACTTTATTAGCTTCAAACCTTGATGATCTCGTCAGCTCTATCATTTTCTTATCTTAGGCCGTTTGTCAATGGTTTGTCTCATATGTAATTATAAATTCCCAGCTAGGCCAGGCTTACCTAAAATCCCGACCATCTGTTTAAGCTAATGAGAGATCTTAATGATTACTCATTTCTGACAATCTTGTACATCTCTGTTTCAGACCGTTGATGCCTGCCTTCCCATGGAAGAGGTAGCAAAACAGTTGAGGGAGATTGTAATGGATTGCGTAGTTAATTGCCGGAAAGGGAAACCACTAACTGAGCTATGGCAAAGGTAAAATGCTCGCCTATTAGTAGTAGAGATGAGCACAAAAATCTTGGGATATGCATTTATTTCCTGCCATCACTAAGGCATCTCTGGAGCGCTGAGAGGTGCCGTATCTGATTACAATTAGACACTATGTATTAGCGATATTGTTTCATCCTTTATATAACCTCAAACTCACGCAGTACCATAATGAATTTATTCAATGATTCAGTGAAACCACCCTTTGATGATAAACACCTGTGTTGTAAGTATATTCTTTTGCTGGGCATGTCTTTATAATTCTCTGGAGGAAACTTTGTTCAAATGTATTTAATATTAGAGATTAAATCCTGGGAATTTTGGCTTTGCAGGAAGGTGTAGGTGGTGGTGCAGGATTTCTCTCTGTATTTGATACTTTTGACCAAGGAAGAGGATTTCTGCTGCTACTTGGACCTGCGGTGAGCAAGATATTGTGCCGTTTCCATAATTCTTTGGAATTTAGTTGGAAAAGGCCCCAAATTTCTTAGCTCATTCTCTCAATTAGATCAGAATTTTTTTCTGGCTTGCTGTTATTCTAAGAAATCTGATTATGGTTTCACAATACCAGTATTTAGAAACTTCTAAATTTGAGAATATATGGAAACCTTTTTCCAGCTGTACGAAATTAAATTTTTGAACGAGTTTAGGAAACCTCTTGTATTTCCTTTTCCATGTACAACTACGACAATAAAAACAAAGATCGGAGTTCAGGAAACTCTTTGCTTGTAAATCAACTTTGCATCCCTTGAGCGACAGGCACACAAACTTTTAAGGCATTCTTCCAAGAGTTGCAGAATTTGACAGAATAAACTTTTGAGGTATCCATCTGTGATTCGATCAATTTGAAAATCCTTAGACAATGCAAGCTGGGTCGAGATATTATCAGATGGCCCCTAATAAAGCAGAAAAATCAATTAGTGGTTGCAACAAGAGAAAAACTGAATCTATGGAATGGCGGCCTAAAGTTCCCGCATCATGGGAGAAAAGTTATTGCGAAGAAGAGGGATTAATCCCTTGGAAACAGATATTGAAGGCTCATCGGTCAATAAAATCTATGGCTTGGGATGGTAAGATCAAGAGATCTTTGGATTGGGACGATTCTTCCGCTGACGAAGCGTTAGGAAAGGCAAAAGCTCGGTTCTGGTATAAATTGAATGGCTTTCCTTCCGAATCTCTGACAACGGATGAGAACGCCGACATGAATATCGATAAAGATATCAACTGGAACCCAAAAATAGACCCTGAAATATCGTTGGCTTTTGAAAACCGGCATATCAGTGATGACGAGAATGATGACATTAATGAAGGCGAGAATGATAAGTCATTAGAATCATCAGATGATAAACTCAAATGGTTAACCAAGGATTATTTGTCCCACAAGGATTTACCAGTCGTACCTGTATCTGAAGGATGGGGCCCTGGATTTATTGACTAGCTAGGAAGACGAATGGGAGAATGAATAtaagattttcttattgtgtaacATGAACTTTTGCTTcgatattttatatataattattcaattttcattcaaaGAGTTTGTTTCTCTTCGTAAAATCCATTAAATATGTAGATAAACTATTTTCATAGAAGacataatgcaaaaaaaaaaaaaaaaaacgtagttTCGCAAGGGTTATTGAATCTGGCAACTATTTGTTAGCATCTGACAACTTTTGGTCTGACTAATTTTTGTCGCAAGTTTTTTTTAGTAAAGCTCAAAATGTCAGCTGCTAGGGCTTAAACGCCATTCGGATACTTGAAGAAGCTGCAGGAACTGCTCTTAGCATATCCTTGAATTGCTCAACTTGTCTCTCCTTGTCAGGAGACCCAAAAGTAGAACGAAAAACCAAAACAACATCCTGCAAAGCCTTTGCATTTTTCAACAAATAAAAGAAGAGCTTTGCTGAATGTTACCTCCTTGGATTCAAGGGAAATAGAAGTTATATTAGGAGACATCTTGAGCAAGAATGCTATAGTCCGGAGGCAACCTCTTGTAGACCACATTTCCAGTGTCAAATGTCGTAGATTGCATAAGCGAGGTGGTCGATAACACTCTCGTAAGTCAGGAGCTAGTGAGAGAACCTTGATAAATAAACAAAGTAATAATGCAATGTAACAGTTAAAATCTCGCTCTCTAAACTAAACCAAGGCTACTAAAAATTTTAAGATAATTCATGCAAGAGAAGAAGCACCCATACCTCAAGGAATCCAGGTGATAAGCTTAGGTTTTTAACCCTATGCACCGCCCATAGAAATCCCATCGTACGTCTGGCAtaagcttttttttttcatttgaaggCAGGTTCGAatatatttctccattttcatcttcttcgttttcttGGAGTACCATGTCAAACGACACCTCGGACAGTGGAGAACTAGATAATAACTTTGTGACTAGAAAATCCTGCAATTGAAGACTTTGAGTTTTGGAGCAGATAATTTGATAAACTTAGCCGAAGTATCAGTATGATTATGAAAATGAG
This is a stretch of genomic DNA from Papaver somniferum cultivar HN1 chromosome 1, ASM357369v1, whole genome shotgun sequence. It encodes these proteins:
- the LOC113325417 gene encoding thymidylate kinase-like, with protein sequence MHLVVLLFLWPAHFRNFGAVSTPSLLRSSRVHLHFAVKSSSSKIQMENGTTDNPRGALVVLEGLDRSGKTSQASGLLSYLEGQGLSAELWQFPDRNTCVGKMISSYLSNKSELDDRTIHLLFSANRWEKRTLMESKLRSGTTLIVDRYSYSGVAFSSAKGLDTEWCKGPEIGLLAPDLVAYLDIPPQKAAERGGYGGERYEQLEFQKKVAQHYEMLHDPKWKTVDACLPMEEVAKQLREIVMDCVVNCRKGKPLTELWQRKV